A portion of the Thermotoga sp. SG1 genome contains these proteins:
- a CDS encoding ABC transporter permease produces the protein MAAFVTMVYRQLVRFVRSRSRVVGMIINPLIWLVFFGLGWSKVFDNPWAKMMFGGVDYLTYLAPGIFAMTIFNMSFISGVSLIWDKQFGFFKEVLVAPSSRRLSIMGRIIGDGLVTVLQGFIILFFTYFLAENLKVSGLIPALIVGFLMSVTIAGFGIALALKMESTEGFQMIMMTLMMPLIFLSGAMYPIDSMPNWMKAIAYINPLTYAVDASRGYLVGSHVMKFSFGMDWGILSILMVVGLLLATESFERARIN, from the coding sequence ATGGCTGCCTTCGTGACCATGGTGTACAGACAACTGGTCAGGTTCGTGAGATCTCGATCCCGTGTGGTAGGTATGATCATAAACCCTCTGATATGGCTTGTCTTCTTCGGACTTGGATGGAGCAAGGTTTTTGACAATCCCTGGGCAAAGATGATGTTCGGCGGAGTGGATTATCTCACTTACCTTGCACCCGGCATATTTGCCATGACCATATTCAACATGAGCTTCATCAGCGGTGTGAGTCTGATATGGGACAAACAGTTTGGCTTTTTCAAGGAAGTTCTGGTGGCACCCTCTTCGAGAAGACTCAGCATAATGGGAAGAATCATCGGTGATGGCCTTGTTACAGTGCTTCAGGGATTTATAATTCTGTTTTTCACGTACTTTCTGGCAGAGAATCTGAAAGTCTCCGGTCTGATACCAGCTCTCATCGTAGGTTTTCTCATGTCCGTTACGATCGCCGGTTTTGGCATAGCACTCGCCCTGAAAATGGAAAGCACAGAGGGTTTTCAGATGATAATGATGACACTGATGATGCCTTTGATATTTTTGAGTGGAGCCATGTATCCGATAGACTCCATGCCGAACTGGATGAAAGCGATCGCCTACATCAATCCACTAACATACGCAGTCGATGCCTCAAGAGGTTACTTGGTTGGATCCCACGTGATGAAGTTTTCCTTTGGAATGGACTGGGGTATTTTGAGTATACTGATGGTCGTGGGACTTCTTCTTGCAACAGAGAGTTTCGAAAGGGCAAGGATAAATTGA